From the genome of Phalacrocorax aristotelis chromosome 15, bGulAri2.1, whole genome shotgun sequence, one region includes:
- the P2RX6 gene encoding P2X purinoceptor 6 isoform X3 translates to MAGAALGELCGGLLDYKTVKFAQTRNRRVGLLHRLLQLGVLGYLFGWVLLVRKGYQDTDGAPRAAVVTKVKGAAVAEVGGAGRRLWDAADYARPPQGENVFFLVTNFIATAKQAQGTCPESPTVLDAICTEDADCPKGNPVIHGNGIKTGRCVMFNTTRSTCEIYGWCPVENNTLPRKPLLAEAENFTLFIKNTIHFTKFNFSKCNTLQTNDPTYFKSCTYDPFFNPSCPIFRVRDMVEAAGETFGDLALLGGSIGVRIEWDCNLDQPAAQCQPQYSFSLQDRMYNFRTASYYWDSQRQLYRNLLKLYGIRFDISVHGQAGKFSIIPAAVSFGTGIAFFGAPR, encoded by the exons ATGGCGGGCGCGGCGCTGGGCGAGCTGTGCGGCGGCTTGCTCGACTACAAGACGGTGAAGTTCGCGCAGACGCGGAACCGGCGGGTCGGGCTGTTGCACCGCCTGCTGCAGCTCGGCGTGCTGGGCTACCTGTTCGG gtgggtgctgctggtgcGGAAGGGCTACCAGGACACCGATGGCGCCCCCCGTGCCGCCGTTGTCACCAAGGTGAAAGGGGCGGCCGTCGCCGAGGTGGGGGGCGCGGGCCGGCGGCTGTGGGACGCGGCGGACTACGCCCGGCCCCCGCAG ggagaaaatgtgtttttcctggTGACCAACTTCATCGCTACAGCAAAGCAAGCCCAGGGCACCTGTCCTGAG agCCCCACTGTTCTTGATGCGATATGCACAGAAGATGCAGACTGTCCCAAGGGAAACCCAGTGATTCATGGCAACG GGATAAAAACTGGGAGATGTGTGATGTTCAACACCACCCGTTCCACCTGTGAGATCTATGGCTGGTGTCCTGTGGAGAACAACACCCTGCCCAG GAAACCTCTTCTGGCTGAGGCGGAGAATTTCactctttttataaaaaatactaTCCACTTCACCAAATTTAACTTCTCCAA GTGCAATACTTTGCAAACCAATGACCCCACCTATTTCAAGAGCTGCACGTACGATCCGTTCTTCAACCCATCCTGCCCCATCTTCCGTGTCCGTGACATGGTGGAGGCAGCTGGAGAGACCTTTGGAGACCTCGCACTGCTG ggGGGCAGCATTGGAGTTCGCATAGAATGGGACTGCAATCTGGATCAGCCCGCTGCCCAGTGCCAGCCACAGTACTCCTTCAGCCTGCAGGACAGGATGTACAACTTCAG AACTGCCTCCTACTACTGGGACTCGCAGCGGCAGCTCTACCGGAACCTCCTGAAGCTCTACGGCATCCGCTTTGACATCTCCGTGCACGGCCAG GCTGGGAAGTTCAGCATAATTCCTGCTGCTGTGAGCTTCGGCACTGGCATCGCATTCTTTGGTGCC CCCAGATAA
- the P2RX6 gene encoding P2X purinoceptor 6 isoform X2 codes for MAGAALGELCGGLLDYKTVKFAQTRNRRVGLLHRLLQLGVLGYLFGWVLLVRKGYQDTDGAPRAAVVTKGENVFFLVTNFIATAKQAQGTCPESPTVLDAICTEDADCPKGNPVIHGNGIKTGRCVMFNTTRSTCEIYGWCPVENNTLPRKPLLAEAENFTLFIKNTIHFTKFNFSKCNTLQTNDPTYFKSCTYDPFFNPSCPIFRVRDMVEAAGETFGDLALLGGSIGVRIEWDCNLDQPAAQCQPQYSFSLQDRMYNFRTASYYWDSQRQLYRNLLKLYGIRFDISVHGQAGKFSIIPAAVSFGTGIAFFGAATVVCDLVLLYLDAKADFYWKEKFEEAKPPKGKAEAAA; via the exons ATGGCGGGCGCGGCGCTGGGCGAGCTGTGCGGCGGCTTGCTCGACTACAAGACGGTGAAGTTCGCGCAGACGCGGAACCGGCGGGTCGGGCTGTTGCACCGCCTGCTGCAGCTCGGCGTGCTGGGCTACCTGTTCGG gtgggtgctgctggtgcGGAAGGGCTACCAGGACACCGATGGCGCCCCCCGTGCCGCCGTTGTCACCAAG ggagaaaatgtgtttttcctggTGACCAACTTCATCGCTACAGCAAAGCAAGCCCAGGGCACCTGTCCTGAG agCCCCACTGTTCTTGATGCGATATGCACAGAAGATGCAGACTGTCCCAAGGGAAACCCAGTGATTCATGGCAACG GGATAAAAACTGGGAGATGTGTGATGTTCAACACCACCCGTTCCACCTGTGAGATCTATGGCTGGTGTCCTGTGGAGAACAACACCCTGCCCAG GAAACCTCTTCTGGCTGAGGCGGAGAATTTCactctttttataaaaaatactaTCCACTTCACCAAATTTAACTTCTCCAA GTGCAATACTTTGCAAACCAATGACCCCACCTATTTCAAGAGCTGCACGTACGATCCGTTCTTCAACCCATCCTGCCCCATCTTCCGTGTCCGTGACATGGTGGAGGCAGCTGGAGAGACCTTTGGAGACCTCGCACTGCTG ggGGGCAGCATTGGAGTTCGCATAGAATGGGACTGCAATCTGGATCAGCCCGCTGCCCAGTGCCAGCCACAGTACTCCTTCAGCCTGCAGGACAGGATGTACAACTTCAG AACTGCCTCCTACTACTGGGACTCGCAGCGGCAGCTCTACCGGAACCTCCTGAAGCTCTACGGCATCCGCTTTGACATCTCCGTGCACGGCCAG GCTGGGAAGTTCAGCATAATTCCTGCTGCTGTGAGCTTCGGCACTGGCATCGCATTCTTTGGTGCC GCCACAGTGGTCTGTGACCTGGTTCTGCTCTACCTGGATGCGAAGGCTGACTTCTATTGGAAGGAGAAGTTTGAGGAG GCAAAACCCCCTAAAGGTAAGGCAGAAGCTGCAGCTTAG
- the LOC142065022 gene encoding transmembrane protein 17B-like, with protein MAAHNPLRPNLRWGLVAFSSSLFINNKTQDSGAAHTYHPAHEVLASLPLQMMLYFNVYYFPVWCLAEGMMLQLKYHLLPQHYQFLLVTAFLILSLAEGSRLYLGYVGNLQEKVPELAGFLLLSFLIQLPLLLFLLTDSHVIRLPLEVAVHSLLLAFLVAEIVAAFLALKTMTKQLMAQFYLWQFKEGGRGHRKSRPTAMWNVKKQKVL; from the exons ATGGCTGCGCACAACCCTCTGCGCCCCAACCTTCGCTGGGGCTTGGTGGCATTCAGCAGCTCCCTCTTCATCAACAACAAGACACAGGACAGCGGCGCTGCCCACACCTACCACCCAG CCCACGAGGTCCTGGCCAGCCTGCCCCTCCAGATGATGCTCTACTTCAACGTCTACTACTTCCCAGTCTGGTGCCTGGCTGAGGGGAtgatgctgcagctgaag TACCACCTGCTGCCTCAGCACTACCAGTTCTTGCTGGTCACTGCCTTCCTCATCCTCTCGCTGGCTGAGGGCTCCCGTCTCTACCTGGGCTACGTGGGGAACCTGCAGGAGAAG GTGCCTGAGCTGGctggcttcctcctcctctccttcctgatCCAGCTCCCcctcctgcttttcctgctgacGGACAGCCATGTCATCCGCCTGCCGCTGGAGGTGGCCGTGCACAGCCTTctcttggccttcctcgtcgctGAGATTGTGGCTGCCTTCCTTGCACTGAAGACGATGACGAAGCAGCTCATGGCACAGTTCTACCTGTGGCAGTTCAAGGAGGGTGGCAGGGGACATCG GAAATCAAGGCCCACGGCCATGTGGAACgtgaagaagcagaaagtgCTTTAA
- the P2RX6 gene encoding P2X purinoceptor 6 isoform X1, which translates to MAGAALGELCGGLLDYKTVKFAQTRNRRVGLLHRLLQLGVLGYLFGWVLLVRKGYQDTDGAPRAAVVTKVKGAAVAEVGGAGRRLWDAADYARPPQGENVFFLVTNFIATAKQAQGTCPESPTVLDAICTEDADCPKGNPVIHGNGIKTGRCVMFNTTRSTCEIYGWCPVENNTLPRKPLLAEAENFTLFIKNTIHFTKFNFSKCNTLQTNDPTYFKSCTYDPFFNPSCPIFRVRDMVEAAGETFGDLALLGGSIGVRIEWDCNLDQPAAQCQPQYSFSLQDRMYNFRTASYYWDSQRQLYRNLLKLYGIRFDISVHGQAGKFSIIPAAVSFGTGIAFFGAATVVCDLVLLYLDAKADFYWKEKFEEAKPPKGKAEAAA; encoded by the exons ATGGCGGGCGCGGCGCTGGGCGAGCTGTGCGGCGGCTTGCTCGACTACAAGACGGTGAAGTTCGCGCAGACGCGGAACCGGCGGGTCGGGCTGTTGCACCGCCTGCTGCAGCTCGGCGTGCTGGGCTACCTGTTCGG gtgggtgctgctggtgcGGAAGGGCTACCAGGACACCGATGGCGCCCCCCGTGCCGCCGTTGTCACCAAGGTGAAAGGGGCGGCCGTCGCCGAGGTGGGGGGCGCGGGCCGGCGGCTGTGGGACGCGGCGGACTACGCCCGGCCCCCGCAG ggagaaaatgtgtttttcctggTGACCAACTTCATCGCTACAGCAAAGCAAGCCCAGGGCACCTGTCCTGAG agCCCCACTGTTCTTGATGCGATATGCACAGAAGATGCAGACTGTCCCAAGGGAAACCCAGTGATTCATGGCAACG GGATAAAAACTGGGAGATGTGTGATGTTCAACACCACCCGTTCCACCTGTGAGATCTATGGCTGGTGTCCTGTGGAGAACAACACCCTGCCCAG GAAACCTCTTCTGGCTGAGGCGGAGAATTTCactctttttataaaaaatactaTCCACTTCACCAAATTTAACTTCTCCAA GTGCAATACTTTGCAAACCAATGACCCCACCTATTTCAAGAGCTGCACGTACGATCCGTTCTTCAACCCATCCTGCCCCATCTTCCGTGTCCGTGACATGGTGGAGGCAGCTGGAGAGACCTTTGGAGACCTCGCACTGCTG ggGGGCAGCATTGGAGTTCGCATAGAATGGGACTGCAATCTGGATCAGCCCGCTGCCCAGTGCCAGCCACAGTACTCCTTCAGCCTGCAGGACAGGATGTACAACTTCAG AACTGCCTCCTACTACTGGGACTCGCAGCGGCAGCTCTACCGGAACCTCCTGAAGCTCTACGGCATCCGCTTTGACATCTCCGTGCACGGCCAG GCTGGGAAGTTCAGCATAATTCCTGCTGCTGTGAGCTTCGGCACTGGCATCGCATTCTTTGGTGCC GCCACAGTGGTCTGTGACCTGGTTCTGCTCTACCTGGATGCGAAGGCTGACTTCTATTGGAAGGAGAAGTTTGAGGAG GCAAAACCCCCTAAAGGTAAGGCAGAAGCTGCAGCTTAG